In the genome of Bremerella sp. JC817, one region contains:
- a CDS encoding c-type cytochrome domain-containing protein — protein sequence MNTTHLIAASLIVALFHASWSVAAEPPTYTHDIQPLMRKYCVGCHNDAEPEGDLSLQTYASLQVNTSEGPLTKSTDPNASRLMAVLKGTAEPKMPPEDEPAPTAEEVALIGKWIEAGMPRGDKPSSMGIDVAPIASHNDVRPILALAFAPDGKTLAVGRYGQVQLFAVDNRGEFDLASPMMELSDVPGKVTAIHFRGDGKRLAVASGITGLTGIVSIYSVEDGSKVRSLEGHRDMLYDAEYSPDGKLLATCGYDRNIVLWDAESGEQLHELTGHNGAVYDVGFSPDSKFLVSGSADDTCKVWRVADAVRLDTLPQPLKEVYCCAFTPDGKSIVAGGADNNLRVWQFVATDGPKINPMTQARFAHEGPVQRLQFSGDGQQLWTIGNDLTVKLWRTRDYTELKAWNNQPEFAMASDTLASHRTLYLGRMDGQIDRLSWSPEDLASESHQAPSIKPLPITDSKTNEIAEAEGNDQPDKAQTVAFPAKITGSIHNEAAGPDVDFYRFTAKAGQTWVLETNAARMKSPLDSHISVCHLDGTPVERVKLQAVRDSYFTFRGKDDSISDDFRIFNWEEMNLNQYLYCSGEVVRLWLHPRGPDSGFRVYPGEGKRWGYFDTTPLAHALGEPCYVVEPIAPGETVVPNGLPVFTLYYENDDESRRTMGDDSRLFFTVPTDGDYLVKVRDVRGFEGADFRYELLARAAKPDFQVNLQTKDLNIASGGAREFVVKCNRLDQFDGEISVTIEGLPNGFQATSPLTIEPGQIEAIGLVQVNSDAKTLTEDQLKQIKVTATATIDGQPISHEVGGFKKIEIRDKSNLTIRMEATDGGATPLSSESGKPLEFAIHPGETIMLKVIAERPEAKGHVNFGNVGAGRNLPFAVNVANLGLNGLMIMEGSTERNIFITAHEAAEPTSRLFHLQTGTDGGHATAPVLLHVLPKP from the coding sequence ATGAACACCACCCACCTCATCGCTGCCAGCCTGATCGTTGCTTTGTTTCATGCTTCGTGGAGCGTGGCAGCAGAGCCCCCAACCTACACGCACGACATCCAACCACTAATGCGGAAGTACTGCGTTGGATGCCACAACGATGCCGAACCCGAAGGTGACCTGTCGCTCCAGACATACGCGTCGCTGCAAGTGAACACTTCCGAAGGGCCGCTAACCAAGTCGACCGATCCCAATGCAAGCCGTTTGATGGCAGTCCTGAAAGGAACGGCCGAGCCCAAGATGCCGCCCGAGGACGAACCGGCGCCAACCGCTGAAGAGGTCGCGTTGATCGGCAAATGGATCGAAGCGGGAATGCCTCGCGGCGACAAGCCTAGCAGTATGGGAATCGATGTCGCTCCGATTGCTTCGCACAACGATGTTCGCCCGATCCTGGCGTTAGCATTTGCCCCTGATGGGAAAACTCTTGCAGTGGGACGCTATGGCCAGGTCCAGTTATTCGCTGTCGACAACCGTGGCGAGTTCGATCTAGCGAGCCCGATGATGGAGTTGTCGGATGTGCCTGGTAAAGTGACCGCGATTCACTTTCGAGGCGATGGCAAGCGGCTGGCGGTGGCGTCTGGCATCACTGGGCTGACTGGCATTGTTTCCATTTACTCGGTGGAAGATGGTAGCAAAGTTCGATCGCTCGAAGGGCATCGTGACATGCTATACGACGCCGAGTACTCTCCCGACGGGAAGTTGCTGGCCACATGTGGCTACGACCGAAACATCGTTCTGTGGGATGCCGAGTCCGGAGAGCAGCTGCATGAGCTCACTGGCCACAACGGCGCCGTTTACGATGTCGGCTTCAGTCCTGACAGCAAGTTCCTCGTTTCTGGCAGCGCCGATGATACCTGCAAGGTTTGGCGGGTCGCCGATGCGGTTCGTCTCGATACGTTGCCGCAGCCACTCAAAGAAGTCTACTGTTGTGCGTTTACGCCTGACGGCAAGTCAATCGTCGCTGGTGGGGCTGACAACAACCTTCGCGTCTGGCAGTTTGTCGCGACGGATGGCCCAAAGATCAACCCAATGACCCAGGCCCGCTTCGCTCACGAAGGCCCTGTGCAGCGGCTTCAGTTCAGCGGCGATGGCCAACAGCTTTGGACGATCGGCAATGATCTGACCGTGAAACTATGGCGAACGCGCGACTATACCGAGCTGAAAGCATGGAACAACCAGCCTGAGTTCGCCATGGCCAGCGACACCTTGGCATCGCACCGCACGTTGTATCTCGGCCGAATGGATGGCCAGATCGATCGCCTTTCTTGGTCGCCGGAAGACTTGGCGAGCGAATCGCATCAGGCACCGTCCATCAAGCCGCTACCGATCACCGATAGCAAGACGAACGAAATAGCCGAGGCCGAAGGGAACGATCAGCCTGACAAAGCTCAAACGGTCGCGTTTCCTGCAAAGATCACCGGCTCCATCCATAACGAAGCCGCCGGGCCTGACGTCGATTTCTATCGCTTCACGGCGAAGGCTGGGCAGACGTGGGTCTTAGAAACCAACGCGGCCCGGATGAAGAGCCCGCTCGACTCGCACATTTCGGTCTGTCATCTCGACGGAACGCCAGTCGAACGGGTGAAACTGCAAGCCGTGCGTGATTCGTACTTCACTTTTCGCGGTAAAGACGATTCGATCTCGGATGACTTCCGAATCTTCAATTGGGAAGAGATGAACCTCAATCAATATCTCTACTGCAGCGGTGAGGTCGTTCGATTGTGGCTACACCCGCGCGGTCCAGATAGCGGTTTCCGGGTTTATCCTGGTGAAGGTAAGCGTTGGGGCTATTTTGATACGACTCCCCTTGCCCACGCACTAGGAGAGCCCTGCTACGTTGTCGAGCCAATCGCACCGGGCGAGACCGTCGTTCCGAATGGCTTGCCGGTGTTCACGCTTTATTACGAGAACGATGACGAATCGCGACGCACGATGGGAGATGACTCGCGACTCTTCTTCACGGTCCCAACTGACGGTGACTACTTGGTGAAGGTTCGCGATGTGCGAGGATTCGAGGGGGCTGACTTCCGCTACGAACTGTTGGCCCGCGCCGCGAAGCCTGACTTTCAAGTCAATCTGCAGACCAAGGATTTGAACATCGCTTCCGGCGGCGCACGAGAATTTGTCGTGAAGTGCAACCGCCTCGATCAGTTCGACGGCGAGATCTCGGTGACCATCGAAGGACTCCCCAACGGCTTTCAGGCGACCTCGCCCTTGACCATCGAACCAGGCCAGATCGAGGCGATTGGCCTGGTTCAAGTAAACAGCGATGCCAAGACGTTGACGGAAGATCAACTCAAACAGATCAAAGTCACGGCCACCGCGACCATCGACGGTCAGCCGATTTCGCACGAGGTGGGCGGGTTCAAGAAGATCGAGATTCGCGATAAGAGTAATCTGACCATCCGAATGGAAGCGACCGATGGGGGGGCCACGCCGTTATCTTCGGAGTCAGGCAAACCGCTTGAATTTGCGATCCATCCAGGCGAGACGATCATGTTGAAGGTGATTGCCGAGCGACCAGAGGCGAAGGGTCACGTGAACTTCGGAAACGTCGGCGCTGGTCGAAACCTTCCTTTCGCGGTGAACGTCGCAAACCTCGGACTTAACGGTCTGATGATCATGGAAGGCAGCACCGAGCGAAACATCTTCATCACCGCTCACGAGGCCGCCGAGCCGACCTCGCGGCTGTTTCACCTGCAAACCGGTACCGATGGCGGGCACGCAACGGCACCGGTTCTGCTGCACGTCTTGCCGAAACCGTAG
- a CDS encoding DUF1553 domain-containing protein: MRTCLNFLLLLLLHLAVIGGGSALADESQWTVLPQTIHLDGPRAQQRIILQRSSGDELFGEIQNKVAWRIEGDQVVRAEAGILRPVKNGNAKIVAEVDGKTVSAEVTVTNQDAASTVQFRHDVLPIFAKRDCNSGGCHGALAGKGGFRLSLRGYDSESDYFNIVKQDQGRRVELSAPQVSLLLTKPTTAVPHKGGLKLPAESEDFQILADWIAHGAAPPTTTDARVERIEVFPAASIQTVGQRQTLGVTAYYSDGTSRDVTPWVKWSSTNDAVAQVDEDGHATIMGPGEGAIVAWFASKLAIARTTVPYTHSASEEEIAQADQRSPRNFIDEQIDSQLKRLNLVASPACSDAEFLRRSYIDTIGRLPTPDEARAFLANTKPEKRDEVIETLLASPEFVDYWSYKWSDVLMLNGTLLRPQALKTYYQWIHSHVEKNTPWDQMVREIVTATGESTENGATNFFALNQTPEEMTENASQAFMSLSIGCAKCHNHPLEKWTNDQYYAMANIFSRVKAKGWGGEGRNGDGSRTLYVATSGELVQPRTGKPQAPTPLDGTPIEFDSPDDRREPFANWLTSPENPYFAKAITNRVWANFFGVGLVEQVDDLRVSNPPSNGALFDAATKYVVDNKFDLKSLMRAILQSNAYQRSSNALAGNDAETRFYSRYYPRRMMAEVLHDAVVQVTGVPSKFDTVAFPGNDKQKTDFYPDGTKAIQLYDSAVENYFLSTFGRNPRNIVCECERSAEPTMVQVLHISNGDTINDKLKNPASRAESLWRLRREGLSDEALIDEIYLSCFSRFPSAEKRRALVGMLPPVDSPDERATIEDLFWGLMSSREFLFNH, from the coding sequence ATGCGCACTTGTTTGAACTTCCTGCTTCTCCTTCTGCTGCATCTTGCCGTGATCGGTGGCGGATCGGCACTGGCCGACGAATCTCAATGGACCGTCTTGCCGCAAACAATCCATCTCGACGGACCAAGGGCCCAGCAGCGAATCATCCTGCAGCGTTCTTCGGGTGACGAACTTTTTGGGGAGATTCAAAACAAGGTCGCTTGGCGTATCGAAGGGGATCAAGTTGTAAGAGCCGAAGCGGGCATTCTGCGTCCCGTGAAGAATGGAAATGCAAAGATCGTCGCGGAAGTCGACGGAAAAACAGTGTCCGCTGAGGTGACCGTTACGAACCAGGATGCCGCGTCGACCGTGCAGTTTCGGCACGATGTGCTGCCCATCTTTGCGAAACGAGACTGCAACTCCGGTGGCTGTCATGGCGCTTTGGCGGGTAAAGGAGGCTTCCGCCTTTCGCTGCGAGGGTACGACTCAGAGTCCGATTACTTCAATATCGTCAAGCAAGATCAAGGACGCCGCGTTGAACTTTCGGCGCCTCAGGTAAGCTTACTGCTTACCAAACCGACCACCGCCGTTCCGCACAAAGGAGGTTTGAAACTTCCGGCCGAGAGCGAAGACTTTCAGATTCTGGCCGATTGGATTGCTCACGGTGCGGCGCCCCCCACTACCACCGATGCCCGGGTAGAACGAATTGAAGTGTTTCCGGCAGCTTCCATTCAAACTGTCGGGCAACGCCAAACGTTGGGCGTTACGGCCTACTACAGCGATGGGACCTCACGCGACGTAACTCCCTGGGTGAAGTGGTCTAGCACCAACGATGCCGTCGCCCAGGTCGACGAAGATGGTCACGCCACCATCATGGGACCGGGTGAAGGTGCGATTGTCGCCTGGTTTGCGAGTAAACTGGCGATTGCCCGGACGACTGTCCCGTACACGCACTCGGCATCCGAAGAAGAGATCGCCCAGGCCGACCAACGGTCGCCTCGCAACTTCATCGATGAGCAAATCGACAGCCAACTGAAAAGACTCAACCTGGTCGCCTCGCCTGCCTGTAGCGATGCGGAGTTCTTGCGTCGCTCTTATATAGACACCATTGGACGCCTGCCGACACCGGACGAGGCCCGAGCCTTCCTGGCGAACACCAAGCCAGAAAAGCGGGACGAAGTGATCGAAACGCTGCTCGCCAGTCCCGAGTTTGTCGACTATTGGTCGTACAAATGGTCCGACGTGCTAATGCTCAATGGCACGCTGCTTCGCCCCCAAGCTCTGAAAACGTATTACCAGTGGATCCATTCCCACGTCGAAAAGAACACGCCCTGGGATCAGATGGTGCGCGAGATTGTCACCGCAACCGGCGAGAGCACCGAGAACGGCGCGACGAACTTCTTCGCGTTGAATCAAACGCCTGAAGAAATGACCGAGAACGCTTCGCAGGCCTTCATGAGCTTGTCGATCGGGTGTGCCAAGTGCCATAACCATCCGCTCGAAAAATGGACGAACGATCAGTACTACGCCATGGCCAACATCTTTTCGCGCGTCAAAGCGAAAGGCTGGGGTGGCGAGGGACGCAACGGCGATGGTTCGCGAACGCTGTACGTCGCCACGTCAGGCGAACTGGTGCAGCCACGCACCGGCAAGCCGCAAGCCCCGACACCTCTGGATGGCACGCCGATCGAGTTCGACAGTCCAGACGATCGCCGCGAGCCGTTCGCCAATTGGCTGACTTCGCCCGAGAATCCGTACTTCGCCAAGGCGATCACCAATCGTGTGTGGGCTAACTTCTTTGGCGTCGGCCTGGTCGAACAAGTCGACGATCTGCGGGTATCGAATCCGCCTAGCAACGGTGCCTTGTTCGACGCCGCCACTAAGTATGTCGTTGACAACAAATTCGATTTGAAGTCGCTGATGCGGGCCATCCTGCAGTCGAACGCCTATCAGCGGTCCAGCAACGCGTTGGCTGGCAACGATGCGGAAACGCGTTTCTACAGTCGCTATTACCCGCGCCGCATGATGGCCGAAGTGCTCCACGATGCCGTGGTTCAGGTAACCGGTGTTCCGTCGAAGTTCGACACCGTAGCGTTCCCTGGAAACGACAAACAGAAGACCGACTTCTACCCTGACGGAACCAAAGCGATTCAGCTTTACGACTCGGCGGTCGAGAACTACTTCCTCAGCACGTTTGGCCGAAACCCTCGTAACATCGTCTGCGAATGCGAACGATCGGCCGAACCAACCATGGTTCAAGTTCTCCACATTTCCAATGGCGACACGATCAACGACAAGCTAAAGAACCCTGCTAGTCGCGCGGAGTCGCTTTGGCGTTTGCGACGTGAAGGACTTTCCGACGAGGCGTTGATCGACGAGATCTACCTGAGCTGCTTCTCGCGATTTCCTTCTGCGGAAAAGCGGCGCGCCCTGGTTGGGATGCTTCCGCCAGTCGATTCCCCTGACGAACGTGCGACGATCGAGGACCTGTTTTGGGGTCTGATGAGCAGCCGCGAATTCCTCTTCAATCACTAG
- a CDS encoding DUF1501 domain-containing protein — MFTFQGRGKSVTCDGATRRDFLQVGSLGALGLSLPHLFAAKAQGAVRPNHDDRNCIMIFNLGAPSQLDLWDMKPDAPAEVRGPFKPIATNNPDLQISEILPHHAKIADKFSLVRSVHHTGAAVHDAGWQMMQTGRLFSGGVNTPHIGSVVSFERGRKTDLPAFAVLPQLMGRGGGNMPNGQAGGFLGKAHDPFSLNADPSQANFKVPDLLPPVEIDTSRLERRRRIRDLVDQAASNFEASESADLLGSNFEAAFRLMTSPKAREAFDLSKEPTKVRERYGMNRFGQCCLLSRRLIENGVRFVTINTFLTVFDEITWDIHGSKPFTSISGMKDIVAPLYDQGYSALIEDLDQRGLLDSTLVCNLAEFGRTPRVNPAGGRDHWPQCFTCGFAGGGVQGGRIVGASDPIGAVPADRPVQPADVAATIFHSLGFDMEKTLPGPGGRPFPIVDSGHMPIHELF; from the coding sequence ATGTTTACTTTTCAGGGCCGTGGCAAATCGGTCACCTGCGACGGAGCCACGCGCCGCGACTTTCTGCAAGTAGGTAGTCTCGGCGCCCTCGGCCTGAGCTTGCCTCATCTGTTCGCAGCCAAAGCTCAGGGAGCCGTCCGTCCCAACCACGACGATCGCAACTGCATCATGATCTTTAACCTGGGTGCCCCCAGTCAGTTGGATCTGTGGGATATGAAACCTGATGCTCCGGCTGAAGTGCGTGGACCGTTCAAGCCAATTGCCACGAACAACCCAGACCTGCAGATCTCAGAGATCTTGCCGCACCACGCCAAGATCGCCGATAAGTTCTCGCTGGTTCGTTCGGTCCATCACACGGGTGCTGCAGTACACGATGCGGGTTGGCAGATGATGCAAACCGGCAGACTCTTTTCCGGAGGCGTGAACACGCCCCATATTGGCTCGGTCGTCAGCTTCGAGCGCGGTCGCAAGACCGATCTGCCAGCGTTCGCGGTGCTGCCTCAGTTGATGGGACGTGGCGGTGGCAATATGCCCAACGGCCAGGCGGGCGGTTTTCTGGGCAAGGCGCATGATCCGTTCTCGTTGAATGCCGATCCATCGCAAGCCAACTTCAAAGTTCCTGACCTGCTACCACCGGTCGAAATTGATACGAGTCGCCTGGAGCGTCGTCGGCGTATTCGCGATCTCGTCGATCAGGCCGCATCGAATTTCGAGGCCAGCGAGTCGGCTGATCTGCTGGGAAGCAATTTCGAGGCGGCGTTCCGCTTGATGACGAGCCCGAAGGCTCGCGAAGCGTTCGACCTCTCGAAAGAGCCGACCAAGGTTCGCGAACGTTACGGCATGAACCGCTTTGGTCAGTGCTGTTTGCTTTCGCGTCGTTTGATCGAGAATGGTGTCCGATTCGTCACCATCAACACGTTCCTGACCGTGTTTGATGAAATCACCTGGGATATTCACGGATCGAAGCCATTCACTTCGATCAGCGGCATGAAAGATATCGTCGCGCCTCTTTACGACCAGGGCTATTCCGCGCTGATCGAAGACCTGGACCAGCGTGGGCTACTCGATTCGACATTGGTTTGTAATCTCGCCGAATTTGGTCGAACGCCTCGCGTGAATCCAGCCGGAGGACGCGACCACTGGCCACAGTGCTTTACCTGCGGGTTCGCTGGGGGTGGCGTCCAGGGTGGACGTATCGTTGGCGCCAGCGATCCGATAGGTGCTGTCCCCGCGGATCGCCCTGTGCAGCCTGCCGACGTTGCCGCGACAATTTTTCATAGCCTTGGCTTCGACATGGAAAAGACACTGCCAGGCCCCGGCGGGCGTCCTTTCCCAATCGTCGACTCCGGTCACATGCCGATTCACGAACTGTTTTAG
- a CDS encoding AraC family transcriptional regulator has protein sequence MTERIGGELALAGLFEYLPDVYLYVKDTEGRFVAANENLWRMRGYESEQQLLGKTDLDIHPRYLAERYMAEDRQVMDANQSLPNQIWLVPGEPGELKWFVSTKIPLLSAAGNVVGLAGVMRDLEKARSVARLFNEFEQVVSFVLRNYEHAIRVDELAQMVHLSISQFDRRFKATYHMTPQQYILRVRLHAACHELLASGASVAQIATSCGFYDHSYFTKQFRKHLGISPTEYRVRYQDSPADLSDSLGLSPPFPS, from the coding sequence ATGACTGAACGCATCGGTGGAGAACTTGCCCTAGCAGGCTTATTTGAATACCTTCCCGACGTCTATCTTTACGTTAAAGACACGGAAGGACGTTTCGTCGCCGCCAATGAAAACCTGTGGCGAATGCGCGGTTACGAGTCCGAGCAGCAACTTCTCGGGAAGACCGATCTGGATATTCATCCGCGATATTTGGCCGAACGGTACATGGCGGAAGATCGCCAGGTGATGGATGCCAATCAGTCGCTGCCGAATCAAATTTGGCTCGTTCCAGGCGAACCTGGTGAGTTGAAATGGTTTGTCTCGACGAAGATTCCCTTGCTCTCGGCCGCTGGCAACGTGGTTGGTTTGGCCGGAGTCATGCGCGATCTGGAAAAGGCTCGATCGGTCGCGCGACTGTTCAACGAGTTCGAACAGGTCGTTAGTTTCGTGCTGCGGAACTACGAACATGCGATCCGCGTTGACGAACTGGCTCAGATGGTTCATTTGTCGATCAGCCAGTTCGATCGTCGGTTCAAGGCCACCTATCACATGACGCCGCAGCAGTATATTCTGCGCGTTCGTCTACATGCGGCCTGTCATGAATTGCTCGCCTCTGGAGCATCCGTCGCCCAAATTGCCACATCGTGTGGGTTCTACGACCACAGTTACTTCACCAAACAGTTCCGGAAGCACCTGGGGATCTCACCGACTGAGTACCGGGTAAGATACCAGGACTCGCCTGCGGACCTTTCTGATTCGCTGGGTCTTTCCCCGCCATTTCCATCGTGA
- a CDS encoding APC family permease produces MSHPSTELRRELGIPGAVITGLGSILGTGVFVSIGIGAGVAGTSVVWAIVVAALVAICNGLSSAQLAASHPVSGGTYEYGYHWLTPRLGFLAGWMFLWAKSASAATAALGFAGYLLPWLGIASDKMLVPVAMVAVVLLTVVVLGGIKRSSQINAVIVGMTLVALGGFVVVGMLAKPQAVFNVQGIVPQDFSWVAFAQATGLMFVAYTGYGRIATLGEEVKEPRRTIPIAVIVTLAVSMVIYFLVALVGVQTVGAGQFAEFTQSGAAPLESIAREYKVPGISTLVAIGAITAMLGVLLNLLLGLSRVALAMGRRHDFPPFLARVQANSGVPGPATVLVALIIGTIVLLGSVKLAWSFSAFTVLVYYTITNACALAMKPEERLYPRFVPVLGFVACLSLSFWVQRDVWLVGIGVLIAGLVWHQVARSVSSRTRTND; encoded by the coding sequence ATGTCGCACCCTTCAACTGAGCTACGCCGTGAACTTGGCATCCCTGGAGCGGTGATCACTGGGCTCGGCTCCATTCTGGGAACTGGCGTTTTCGTCAGTATCGGAATCGGTGCTGGGGTTGCTGGAACCAGTGTTGTCTGGGCGATCGTGGTAGCGGCACTGGTCGCCATCTGCAATGGTTTGAGCAGCGCTCAACTCGCCGCGAGCCATCCCGTAAGCGGCGGGACTTACGAATATGGTTACCACTGGCTGACGCCTCGCTTGGGGTTCCTGGCGGGATGGATGTTTCTGTGGGCGAAGTCGGCTTCCGCAGCGACTGCAGCTTTGGGCTTCGCCGGGTATCTGCTTCCTTGGCTTGGAATTGCGTCAGACAAGATGCTCGTCCCCGTGGCGATGGTTGCTGTCGTTCTTTTAACGGTGGTTGTCTTAGGGGGAATTAAGAGGTCTTCGCAAATTAACGCCGTCATTGTGGGAATGACTTTGGTCGCGCTGGGTGGGTTCGTGGTTGTTGGCATGCTGGCGAAGCCGCAAGCAGTATTCAACGTGCAAGGAATCGTTCCGCAAGACTTCAGCTGGGTCGCCTTCGCGCAAGCCACAGGGTTGATGTTTGTGGCCTACACCGGATATGGCCGAATCGCCACGCTGGGCGAAGAAGTGAAGGAGCCGCGAAGGACGATCCCCATTGCCGTTATCGTCACACTGGCGGTGTCGATGGTGATCTATTTTCTGGTCGCGCTCGTCGGAGTTCAAACGGTCGGTGCTGGCCAGTTTGCCGAGTTCACCCAATCGGGCGCCGCACCGTTGGAGTCGATCGCTCGTGAGTATAAAGTCCCTGGGATTTCGACCCTTGTGGCTATTGGTGCGATCACGGCGATGTTAGGCGTGCTGCTCAACCTGCTCCTCGGTCTCTCGCGTGTCGCCCTGGCAATGGGCAGGCGTCACGACTTTCCGCCGTTCCTTGCCCGGGTTCAAGCGAACAGCGGTGTGCCTGGTCCAGCGACGGTTCTCGTGGCGTTGATCATCGGCACAATTGTCTTATTGGGAAGCGTGAAGCTGGCGTGGTCGTTCAGTGCGTTCACCGTTTTGGTGTACTACACGATCACGAATGCTTGTGCGTTGGCAATGAAACCGGAAGAACGCCTTTATCCACGATTTGTCCCAGTCTTGGGATTTGTCGCGTGTCTCTCGCTATCGTTCTGGGTACAGCGAGACGTTTGGCTGGTGGGCATCGGTGTGCTGATCGCGGGACTAGTTTGGCATCAAGTCGCGCGATCAGTTTCTTCACGAACCCGTACGAATGACTGA
- a CDS encoding sulfatase, with translation MHCDSPRPQSASVWLSCVKYCLLSLFVSLVATTAVSAETAKKPNVVFILIDDMRFDAMGFMGHPFLKTPQFDAMAAKGANFTNAFVTTSLCSPSRASILTGQYMHNHRVVDNNHTDLSDTIFFPQYLQKLGYKTGFFGKWHMGGGTDAPRPGFDQWVSFRGQGNYLPPGPKWTLNVNGNSVPQKGYITDELTDYAIDWLDTLNHEEPFFLYLSHKAVHAQFIPAERHKDLYSDVDIQPPASQPDTDENYEGKPMWVKNQRNSWHGVDFPYHSSLNIKEYYRDYCRCMNAVDDSVGRVRQYLKDHDLDDNTVVMLMGDNGFLFGEHGLIDKRNAYEESMRVPLVIEAPGMLKEGSTVDAVVANIDIGPTILDMAGMETPEQMDGQSFLPIASGKMDPKDWRKHLLYEYYWEWNFPHTPTMFALRGDRYKFIQYHGIWDTDELYDLENDPHEMHNLINEPGLQSTVRNMRNTINEELKARGAMVVPFGAKRGTGANLRRESGSTSAEFPENVLREKDANQ, from the coding sequence ATGCATTGTGACTCTCCCCGCCCGCAGTCCGCTTCAGTTTGGCTTTCGTGCGTGAAGTATTGTCTACTCTCACTTTTCGTCTCCTTGGTTGCCACTACAGCGGTGTCTGCCGAAACGGCCAAGAAGCCAAACGTTGTCTTCATTCTGATCGACGACATGCGGTTCGACGCGATGGGATTCATGGGGCACCCTTTTCTGAAGACGCCGCAGTTCGATGCGATGGCCGCGAAGGGAGCGAACTTTACCAACGCGTTCGTGACCACTTCGTTATGCTCACCGAGCCGAGCGTCGATCTTAACTGGCCAGTACATGCACAATCATCGGGTGGTCGACAACAACCATACCGACCTGAGCGATACGATCTTCTTTCCGCAATACCTGCAAAAGCTCGGTTATAAAACCGGCTTCTTCGGAAAGTGGCACATGGGTGGCGGGACCGACGCGCCGCGACCTGGGTTCGATCAATGGGTAAGCTTCCGTGGCCAGGGCAATTACTTACCGCCTGGTCCGAAGTGGACCTTGAACGTTAACGGCAATTCAGTGCCGCAGAAGGGATACATCACCGACGAGTTAACCGACTATGCAATCGACTGGCTCGACACATTGAATCACGAAGAGCCGTTCTTTCTGTACTTGTCGCACAAAGCGGTACACGCGCAGTTTATTCCGGCGGAACGTCATAAAGACCTCTACTCGGACGTCGATATTCAGCCGCCAGCCTCGCAGCCGGATACCGACGAAAACTACGAAGGCAAGCCGATGTGGGTGAAGAACCAACGCAATAGTTGGCACGGGGTCGATTTCCCGTATCACTCTTCGCTGAACATCAAAGAATACTACCGCGACTACTGCCGCTGTATGAATGCGGTCGACGATAGCGTTGGTCGAGTTCGCCAATACCTGAAGGATCACGATCTGGACGACAACACCGTGGTGATGCTGATGGGGGACAATGGCTTCCTGTTCGGCGAGCACGGGCTGATCGACAAACGAAACGCTTATGAAGAGTCGATGCGAGTCCCTCTCGTGATCGAAGCCCCTGGCATGTTGAAAGAAGGCAGTACGGTCGACGCTGTCGTGGCGAATATTGACATCGGCCCAACCATTCTCGACATGGCAGGCATGGAAACGCCCGAGCAGATGGACGGCCAAAGCTTTCTGCCGATTGCCAGTGGCAAGATGGATCCGAAGGACTGGCGCAAGCACTTGCTCTATGAGTATTACTGGGAATGGAACTTCCCACACACGCCGACCATGTTTGCGTTACGTGGCGATCGATACAAGTTCATTCAATATCACGGTATTTGGGACACGGACGAACTATACGATCTCGAGAACGACCCACACGAAATGCACAACCTGATTAACGAACCTGGATTGCAAAGCACGGTGCGTAACATGCGAAACACGATCAACGAAGAGTTGAAAGCACGTGGTGCGATGGTCGTTCCGTTTGGTGCCAAACGTGGAACCGGGGCAAATCTGCGTCGCGAATCCGGTAGTACGAGCGCCGAATTCCCAGAGAACGTTTTGCGTGAAAAAGACGCAAATCAGTAA